One stretch of Akkermansia sp. RCC_12PD DNA includes these proteins:
- a CDS encoding pyruvate carboxylase subunit B: MNPVTFNCTVLRDGHQSLAATRMKTEDMLPVAPILDSMGFSALETWGGATIDAGLRFLKEWPFDRLDALKKAAPKTPHMMLLRGQNIVGYTNYADDVVEAFVAMSAKHGMNIFRIFDCVNDPRNMETSIRAAKKAGAQAHGTICYTTSPVHTTQSFVDMGRELADMGADAIVIKDMAGLIPPYVTHELVSALKKDLNIPVWIHTHDTAGLGASTYLSAIDAGVDACDVSISPFANGTGQPDCLRMLALLNGNPRKPDYDTDKLIEVSEMLKPVYDGLGKFTSHRNEVVDSDTLRYQVPGGMLSNFRTQLKEQGMEDKFEEVFAEIPVVRKALGWIPLVTPTSQIVGVQSMLNVKFGRWKNITPQAADIALGYYGRTPAPVDPEVQKLCAEKMGKEPITCRPADLIKPGMEDLRRKLAEKGLPTDDEHCVIYAMFPQQVEDFYKKPEPKEEVPVQVNTAPASAPASAAPSMTIIDNGITAQVSGPSGSRDLTIVINGQAHSVKVERVG, encoded by the coding sequence ATGAATCCTGTTACATTCAACTGTACCGTTCTGCGCGACGGGCACCAATCCCTGGCGGCCACCCGCATGAAGACGGAAGACATGCTGCCCGTCGCCCCCATTCTGGACTCCATGGGCTTCAGCGCCCTGGAAACCTGGGGCGGCGCCACTATCGACGCCGGACTGCGCTTTTTGAAAGAGTGGCCCTTTGACCGCCTGGACGCCCTGAAAAAGGCCGCGCCCAAGACGCCGCACATGATGCTCCTGCGCGGCCAGAACATCGTGGGCTATACCAATTATGCGGACGACGTGGTGGAAGCCTTCGTCGCCATGAGCGCCAAGCACGGCATGAACATCTTCCGCATTTTCGACTGCGTGAACGATCCGCGCAACATGGAAACCTCCATCCGCGCCGCCAAAAAGGCCGGAGCACAGGCCCACGGCACCATCTGCTACACTACCTCCCCCGTGCACACTACGCAAAGCTTCGTGGACATGGGCCGGGAACTGGCTGACATGGGGGCGGACGCCATCGTCATCAAGGACATGGCCGGCCTCATCCCCCCCTATGTGACCCATGAACTGGTCAGCGCCCTGAAGAAGGACCTGAACATTCCCGTCTGGATTCACACGCATGACACCGCCGGCCTAGGTGCCTCCACCTACCTCAGCGCGATTGACGCCGGGGTGGACGCGTGCGACGTCTCCATCTCCCCCTTCGCCAACGGCACGGGTCAGCCGGACTGCCTGCGCATGCTCGCCCTGCTGAACGGCAATCCCCGCAAGCCGGATTACGACACGGACAAGCTCATTGAAGTTTCCGAAATGCTCAAGCCCGTTTACGACGGCCTGGGCAAGTTCACTTCCCACCGCAATGAAGTGGTGGACTCCGACACGCTCCGCTACCAGGTACCCGGCGGCATGCTTTCCAACTTCCGCACCCAGCTCAAGGAACAGGGCATGGAAGACAAGTTTGAAGAAGTGTTCGCGGAAATCCCCGTGGTCCGCAAGGCCCTGGGCTGGATTCCGCTGGTGACCCCCACCTCCCAGATTGTGGGCGTGCAGTCCATGCTGAACGTGAAGTTCGGCCGCTGGAAGAATATTACTCCCCAGGCGGCGGACATCGCCCTGGGCTACTACGGCCGCACCCCGGCCCCCGTGGACCCGGAAGTGCAGAAGCTCTGCGCGGAAAAGATGGGCAAGGAACCGATCACCTGCCGTCCGGCGGACCTGATCAAGCCCGGCATGGAAGACCTGCGCAGGAAGCTTGCGGAAAAGGGACTCCCCACGGACGACGAACACTGCGTGATTTACGCCATGTTCCCGCAACAGGTGGAAGATTTCTACAAGAAGCCGGAACCGAAGGAAGAAGTCCCCGTGCAGGTGAACACCGCTCCAGCCTCCGCTCCCGCGTCTGCCGCTCCGTCCATGACCATCATCGACAACGGCATCACCGCCCAGGTGAGCGGACCTTCCGGCTCCCGTGACCTGACTATCGTCATCAACGGCCAGGCCCACTCCGTTAAGGTCGAACGCGTCGGTTAA
- a CDS encoding MATE family efflux transporter: protein MNKTWNLKEMKKLIPLALPVLVVNLSIVGMGAVDAIVAGRAGVTDMAAVALGSSVYLPVALFACGVLMIIGPVIANMRGKSHESRVGYMTNHGLWLALMLSLVSMPVIYVLRNVFGWISDDVAMCQMASAYMFAIMWGLPANLGFVALKSLNEGSNMTRPAMYVGLCGLLLNIPLNYIFVFGLYGFPRMGGAGCGAATAVIFYIEFLLMFLLVYLNPKHRPYRRHIVSWRRPTPSVITHLMRLGVPIGVSQLCEVMLFCAAALVLAPLGETQVASHQIAGNVGGLVFMLPLSVGLAASIRVAYHHGRKDLAGTKSAVLSSYVLVLTICLCTFGGITLFREQIVHLYNDSEMIVSTASVLLILAAAYQLPDCLQVLSVGVLRGFRDTASITVITFFSYWIVGFPVCYILARTNWIVPAMGARGIWIGFIIGLSVAAVLLLWRVRRTTRREFARMRLSGE from the coding sequence ATGAATAAGACGTGGAATTTGAAGGAGATGAAAAAACTGATACCGCTGGCCCTCCCGGTGCTGGTGGTCAACCTCTCCATTGTGGGCATGGGAGCGGTGGACGCCATTGTGGCCGGGCGCGCCGGCGTGACGGACATGGCCGCCGTGGCGCTGGGGTCTTCCGTGTACCTGCCTGTGGCGCTGTTTGCCTGCGGCGTACTGATGATCATCGGCCCCGTGATTGCCAACATGCGGGGGAAAAGCCATGAAAGCCGCGTAGGTTACATGACCAACCACGGCCTGTGGCTGGCGCTGATGCTCAGCCTGGTTTCCATGCCGGTCATTTATGTGCTGAGAAACGTGTTCGGCTGGATTTCCGATGACGTCGCCATGTGCCAGATGGCTTCCGCCTACATGTTCGCCATCATGTGGGGACTGCCCGCCAACCTGGGATTCGTGGCCCTCAAGAGCCTGAACGAGGGGTCCAACATGACCCGGCCAGCCATGTACGTGGGGCTGTGCGGGCTGCTGCTCAACATTCCGCTGAACTACATCTTCGTCTTCGGCCTGTACGGTTTTCCGCGCATGGGCGGAGCGGGGTGCGGCGCGGCCACGGCAGTCATCTTCTACATTGAATTCCTGCTGATGTTCCTGCTGGTCTATCTGAATCCCAAGCACAGGCCGTACCGCAGGCACATCGTTTCCTGGCGGCGCCCCACGCCTTCCGTCATCACTCACCTCATGCGGCTCGGCGTGCCGATAGGCGTTTCCCAGTTGTGTGAGGTGATGCTCTTCTGCGCGGCCGCGCTGGTGCTGGCCCCGCTGGGAGAAACGCAGGTGGCCAGCCACCAGATTGCCGGGAATGTGGGCGGCCTGGTCTTCATGCTTCCGCTCTCAGTAGGGCTGGCGGCCTCCATCCGCGTGGCGTACCACCACGGCAGGAAGGATCTGGCGGGCACCAAATCCGCCGTTCTGTCCTCCTATGTGCTGGTGCTCACGATCTGCCTGTGCACCTTTGGCGGCATCACCCTGTTCCGGGAGCAGATTGTGCACTTGTACAATGATTCGGAGATGATTGTCAGCACGGCTTCCGTCCTGCTGATTCTGGCGGCGGCCTACCAGCTTCCGGACTGCCTGCAGGTGCTCTCCGTCGGGGTGCTGAGAGGCTTCCGGGACACCGCTTCCATCACCGTCATCACCTTCTTTTCCTACTGGATCGTCGGGTTCCCGGTGTGCTATATCCTGGCCCGTACCAACTGGATTGTTCCGGCCATGGGCGCGCGCGGCATCTGGATAGGGTTCATCATCGGCTTGTCCGTGGCGGCTGTGCTCCTGCTCTGGCGGGTAAGGCGCACCACCAGGCGGGAGTTCGCCCGCATGCGCTTAAGCGGAGAATGA
- a CDS encoding sugar kinase, whose protein sequence is MSLTIKSEQECRWDIASLGEVMLRLDPGEGRIHTTRSFRVCEGGGEYNVARGLRRCFRMRGAIVTAICDNPVGRLLEDCMLQGGLDMDYVAWKPFDGIGRDCRVGLNFTERGYGVRAAVGCSDRGLSAACQMKPGEVDWDALFGRDGVRWFHTGGIYAGLSETTSAVVLEAVQAARRHGSIVSYDLNYRPSLWKSIGGQARAQEVNRAIAPFVDVMIGNEEDFQASLGLSIEGSTEDFSRIDHDSYRRMIRRAVKEFGFKAAATTLRVARTATLNDWAAMLYYDGEFYDSISFPNLEILDRVGGGDSFASGLIYGLLSGKGPQYAVNCGCAHGALAMTTPGDTSTATLAEVEKVMKGGTARVDR, encoded by the coding sequence ATGTCTTTAACTATTAAATCAGAACAGGAATGCCGCTGGGACATTGCCTCCCTGGGTGAAGTGATGCTGAGGCTGGACCCCGGAGAAGGGCGCATTCATACCACCCGTTCCTTCCGCGTGTGCGAGGGCGGAGGGGAGTACAACGTGGCCCGCGGGCTAAGGCGCTGCTTCAGGATGCGCGGCGCCATTGTCACTGCCATTTGCGACAACCCGGTGGGGCGCTTGCTGGAAGACTGCATGCTCCAGGGTGGCCTGGACATGGATTACGTGGCGTGGAAGCCGTTTGACGGCATTGGCCGCGATTGTCGCGTGGGCCTGAACTTTACGGAGCGCGGCTATGGCGTGCGCGCCGCCGTGGGCTGTTCCGACCGCGGTCTGAGCGCCGCCTGCCAGATGAAACCCGGGGAGGTGGACTGGGACGCCCTGTTCGGCAGGGACGGCGTGCGCTGGTTCCATACAGGCGGCATTTACGCGGGCCTTTCGGAAACGACCAGCGCCGTGGTGCTGGAAGCCGTGCAGGCCGCCCGCAGGCACGGGTCCATCGTTTCCTATGACTTGAATTACCGCCCCTCCCTCTGGAAGAGCATCGGAGGGCAGGCCCGTGCGCAGGAGGTGAACCGGGCCATCGCCCCCTTTGTGGACGTGATGATCGGCAATGAAGAGGATTTCCAGGCGTCCCTGGGACTTTCCATTGAAGGGAGCACGGAGGATTTTTCCCGCATTGACCATGACTCCTACCGCCGGATGATCCGCCGCGCCGTCAAGGAGTTCGGCTTCAAGGCCGCGGCTACTACGCTGCGCGTGGCCCGAACGGCCACGCTGAACGACTGGGCGGCCATGCTGTATTACGACGGCGAATTTTATGATTCCATTTCCTTTCCGAACCTGGAAATCCTGGACCGCGTGGGCGGCGGGGATTCCTTTGCCTCCGGCCTGATTTACGGCCTGCTGTCCGGCAAGGGGCCCCAGTACGCCGTGAACTGCGGCTGCGCCCACGGCGCGCTGGCCATGACCACTCCGGGGGATACCTCCACGGCCACGCTGGCGGAAGTGGAAAAAGTGATGAAAGGCGGAACCGCCCGCGTGGACCGTTAA
- a CDS encoding thymidylate synthase: MKQYLELLDDVLTHGVGREDRTGTGTIGVFGRQSRYDLRDGFPCLTTKKLHLRSIIYELLWFLKGETNIKFLKDNGVSIWDEWADENGELGPVYGAQWRCWPGNDGKPIDQIARLIDGLKNNPWSRRHIVSAWNVALVDDMALPPCHSLFQFCVIPAQPGEERNGLSLQLYQRSADLFLGVPFNIASYALLLLMTAQVCGYEAREFIHTFGDLHLYRNHLDQAREQLSRMPRPLPVMKLNPDVRTIDGFHYEDFELIGYDPLPHIKAPISV, encoded by the coding sequence ATGAAGCAGTATTTGGAACTTTTGGACGACGTTTTGACCCATGGGGTGGGGCGGGAGGACCGGACTGGAACGGGCACTATCGGCGTGTTCGGCAGACAGAGCAGATATGACCTGCGCGACGGTTTTCCGTGCCTGACCACCAAGAAGCTCCACCTGCGCTCCATCATTTACGAACTGCTCTGGTTCCTGAAAGGTGAAACCAACATCAAGTTTCTGAAAGACAACGGCGTCAGTATCTGGGACGAATGGGCTGATGAAAACGGCGAGCTTGGCCCCGTGTACGGCGCGCAATGGCGCTGCTGGCCGGGGAACGACGGCAAGCCCATTGACCAGATTGCCAGACTGATTGACGGCCTCAAGAATAATCCGTGGTCTCGGCGCCACATCGTCAGTGCCTGGAACGTGGCCCTGGTGGATGACATGGCCCTGCCGCCGTGCCATTCCCTCTTTCAGTTTTGTGTAATTCCCGCGCAGCCGGGAGAGGAAAGGAACGGCCTTTCCCTCCAGCTCTACCAGCGCAGCGCGGACCTCTTCCTGGGAGTTCCGTTCAACATTGCCTCCTATGCCCTGCTGCTGCTCATGACAGCCCAGGTGTGCGGCTATGAGGCCAGGGAATTCATCCATACCTTCGGGGACCTGCACCTGTACCGCAACCATCTGGACCAGGCACGGGAACAATTGTCCCGCATGCCGCGCCCGCTTCCGGTGATGAAGCTCAATCCGGATGTCAGGACCATTGATGGATTCCATTACGAGGATTTCGAACTTATCGGGTATGATCCCCTGCCGCATATCAAGGCCCCCATTTCCGTATAA
- a CDS encoding SDR family oxidoreductase, with protein MAGKTAVVTGAAGVLCSVMARDLLKAGASVALLGRTRSKLEDLQRKLAEEGLDRTLVLAADVLDKAALEQACSRVKEEWGRLDILVNGAGGNDPRGTSPAEQCMPDTPADQGFFGMDMEGFEYVNRLNMIGTILPSQVFGELLAASGGCIVNISSMAAFQPLTKVGAYGAAKAAVDNFTKWLATHLAPLGVRVNAIAPGFFITEQNRFLMMEKDGATPTPRGRKVLAKTPMHRFGEPEDLCGVLRFLVSPSASFVTGVIIPVDGGFLAYSGV; from the coding sequence CTGGCGGGAAAGACCGCTGTCGTGACCGGGGCCGCGGGCGTCCTCTGTTCCGTGATGGCCCGTGACCTGCTGAAGGCCGGGGCCAGCGTGGCTCTCCTGGGCCGTACTCGCTCCAAGCTGGAAGACCTCCAGCGGAAGCTGGCGGAGGAAGGTCTGGACCGGACGCTGGTGCTGGCTGCGGACGTGCTGGACAAGGCTGCTCTGGAACAGGCCTGTTCCCGCGTGAAGGAAGAATGGGGAAGGCTGGACATCCTGGTGAACGGCGCGGGCGGCAATGATCCGCGCGGAACCAGCCCGGCGGAGCAATGCATGCCGGACACTCCGGCGGATCAAGGCTTCTTCGGCATGGACATGGAGGGCTTTGAGTACGTGAACCGCCTCAACATGATCGGCACCATTCTGCCTTCCCAGGTGTTCGGGGAGCTGCTGGCCGCCTCCGGCGGGTGCATCGTCAACATCTCTTCCATGGCTGCCTTCCAGCCTCTGACCAAGGTGGGCGCGTACGGAGCCGCCAAGGCCGCGGTGGACAATTTTACCAAGTGGCTCGCCACGCATCTGGCCCCGCTGGGCGTCCGCGTGAACGCGATTGCCCCCGGGTTCTTCATCACGGAGCAGAACCGCTTCCTGATGATGGAAAAGGACGGGGCAACCCCCACGCCGCGCGGCCGCAAAGTGCTTGCCAAGACGCCCATGCACCGTTTCGGTGAACCGGAGGACCTCTGCGGGGTGCTCCGCTTCCTGGTCTCTCCCTCCGCTTCCTTCGTCACGGGCGTCATCATTCCCGTGGACGGGGGCTTTCTGGCCTATTCCGGAGTATAA
- the eda gene encoding bifunctional 4-hydroxy-2-oxoglutarate aldolase/2-dehydro-3-deoxy-phosphogluconate aldolase, with product MKTLLEKLSAIRLVPVVVIHDADKAVPLAKALLDNGCACMEITFRTPAAAEAIARISREVPGMLVGAGTLLTPEQVQAACRAGASFGVAPGFDPQVVKAAAGMDFLFVPGVSTASEMSQALSLGCLFQKFFPAEAAGGVRMLKSLLAAFRHTGVRIMPTGGINAGNIGSWLEIPEVAACGGSWICESPLIEAGDWEEIGRRTREALKALKADAL from the coding sequence ATGAAGACACTGCTGGAAAAATTATCCGCCATCAGGCTTGTCCCCGTCGTCGTCATCCATGACGCGGACAAGGCCGTACCCCTTGCCAAAGCGCTGCTGGACAACGGCTGCGCCTGCATGGAAATCACGTTCAGAACGCCCGCCGCCGCGGAAGCCATTGCCCGCATTTCCCGGGAAGTCCCCGGAATGCTGGTGGGCGCGGGAACCCTCCTGACGCCGGAACAGGTGCAGGCCGCCTGCCGGGCGGGAGCCTCCTTTGGCGTGGCTCCCGGCTTTGATCCGCAGGTGGTGAAAGCCGCCGCGGGGATGGATTTCCTGTTTGTGCCGGGCGTCTCCACCGCCTCGGAAATGAGCCAGGCCCTTTCCCTGGGCTGCCTGTTCCAGAAGTTTTTCCCGGCGGAGGCCGCGGGCGGCGTCAGGATGCTTAAATCCCTGCTGGCCGCGTTCCGCCATACGGGCGTGCGCATCATGCCCACGGGCGGCATCAACGCGGGCAACATCGGCTCCTGGCTGGAAATCCCGGAAGTGGCCGCCTGCGGCGGTTCCTGGATTTGCGAATCTCCTCTCATTGAGGCCGGAGACTGGGAGGAAATAGGCAGGCGCACGCGGGAAGCCCTGAAAGCCTTGAAGGCAGACGCCCTTTAA
- a CDS encoding P-loop NTPase, whose amino-acid sequence MTTQQELTPELIRAALTTVKFPGFSRDIVSFGLVKKIDIDAENNVTIDLVIESKNADIPRYIFEGVHGVMKHLPGVKHCDVNIEHKAPEAKKGVNDDPSTWKSSVPGAKHVIAVASGKGGVGKSTVSANLAVALSKLGYSVGLVDLDIYGPSMSLMFGTKERPGANENDEFLPVTAHGVKLLSMGLLINESDPVAVRGPLATRYVQQFLRNVAWGDVDFLILDLPPGTGDIQLTIVQTAELDGVVVVTTPQEVALIDARKAIGLFERVETPILGVIENMSYFQCPSDGKIYHIFGEGGGEREAAKLGVPLLGKIPLDIATRSGGDEGRPVALEDPEKNPVSAAFRQVAEQCARVVLDR is encoded by the coding sequence ATGACGACACAACAGGAATTGACTCCGGAGCTGATAAGGGCCGCGCTGACAACGGTTAAATTCCCGGGTTTCAGCCGCGACATCGTATCCTTCGGGCTAGTGAAGAAGATCGACATTGACGCTGAAAACAATGTCACGATTGATTTGGTGATTGAGAGCAAGAATGCGGATATTCCCCGTTACATTTTTGAAGGCGTCCATGGTGTGATGAAGCATCTGCCCGGCGTAAAGCATTGTGACGTCAATATTGAACACAAGGCTCCGGAAGCTAAAAAGGGAGTCAATGACGATCCCTCCACCTGGAAATCCTCCGTCCCCGGCGCCAAGCACGTGATCGCCGTTGCCTCCGGCAAGGGCGGGGTGGGCAAATCCACCGTTTCCGCCAATCTGGCGGTGGCCCTGAGCAAGCTGGGCTATTCCGTGGGCCTGGTGGACCTGGATATTTACGGTCCCTCCATGTCCCTGATGTTCGGCACCAAGGAACGGCCCGGAGCCAATGAGAATGACGAATTTCTCCCGGTCACGGCCCATGGCGTGAAGCTGCTTTCCATGGGGCTGCTGATCAACGAATCGGACCCCGTTGCGGTGCGCGGCCCCCTGGCGACGCGCTACGTTCAGCAATTCCTGCGCAACGTGGCTTGGGGGGACGTGGATTTCCTGATTCTGGACCTGCCGCCCGGCACCGGAGACATTCAGCTCACGATTGTCCAGACGGCTGAACTGGATGGCGTAGTGGTGGTCACCACCCCGCAGGAGGTCGCGTTGATTGACGCCCGCAAGGCCATCGGCCTCTTTGAACGGGTGGAAACCCCCATTCTGGGCGTGATTGAAAACATGAGCTATTTCCAGTGCCCCTCCGACGGCAAGATTTACCACATCTTCGGAGAAGGCGGCGGCGAGCGGGAAGCGGCCAAGCTGGGCGTGCCCCTCCTCGGCAAGATTCCGTTGGATATCGCCACCCGCTCTGGCGGGGACGAAGGACGCCCCGTGGCTCTGGAAGACCCTGAAAAGAACCCGGTTTCCGCCGCGTTCCGCCAGGTAGCTGAACAATGCGCCCGCGTGGTGCTTGACCGCTGA
- a CDS encoding MFS transporter, producing the protein MLQEQPRQDSFRWMILFMLFAATTINYLDRQILSILKPILDQELGWTDAQYGMIMSIFQASYAVGLTMFGWIIDKYGARMGFAISIIWWSVGALSHAFAVGVKSMGLSRVILGLGEGGNFPASIKTVTNWFSSGERVFATTLFNSGANVGALVAPATIPFIAAAWGWQSAFIAAGVLGFIWVIFWLRMPKNPRVKLAEESAALAQAEKEEARASIPWRKLLAYRQSWSLILVRFLTDPIWWFFLFWLPDFFSKHFGYNIKESALPLIVIYALVTVLSILGGTLTKFLANRGWSLNKVRKISMLIFACCVVPVIFVQYFDMWTIVAVLGLAGGAHQAWSASVYTLGSDMFPKSDVASITGLSGMAGQIGSVLFQTAVGFTLSHFVALGNPSHGYDIIFIVCGCAYLAAFIIFSLIVPKINMVEVRES; encoded by the coding sequence ATGCTCCAGGAACAACCAAGGCAGGACTCATTCCGGTGGATGATTCTCTTCATGCTCTTTGCGGCGACGACGATCAACTACCTGGACCGCCAGATTCTCTCCATCCTGAAACCCATTCTGGACCAAGAACTGGGCTGGACGGACGCCCAGTACGGCATGATCATGTCCATCTTCCAGGCTTCCTACGCGGTGGGCCTCACCATGTTCGGGTGGATTATCGACAAATACGGCGCGCGGATGGGTTTTGCCATTTCCATCATCTGGTGGAGCGTGGGCGCGCTTTCCCATGCCTTTGCCGTAGGCGTCAAATCCATGGGCCTCAGCCGCGTTATCTTGGGGCTGGGGGAAGGCGGCAACTTCCCGGCGAGCATCAAGACGGTGACCAACTGGTTCTCCTCCGGAGAGCGCGTGTTCGCCACCACCCTGTTCAATTCCGGCGCGAACGTGGGGGCGCTGGTGGCTCCGGCCACCATCCCGTTCATTGCCGCCGCGTGGGGCTGGCAGTCCGCTTTCATTGCCGCGGGCGTTCTCGGTTTTATCTGGGTGATATTCTGGCTCCGCATGCCGAAGAACCCGCGCGTGAAGCTGGCGGAGGAATCCGCCGCCCTGGCGCAGGCGGAAAAGGAGGAAGCCAGGGCCTCCATTCCGTGGAGGAAATTGCTGGCTTACAGGCAGTCCTGGAGCCTCATCCTCGTGCGCTTCCTGACGGATCCCATCTGGTGGTTCTTCCTCTTCTGGCTCCCGGATTTCTTCAGCAAGCACTTTGGCTATAACATCAAGGAATCCGCCCTGCCGCTGATCGTCATTTACGCCCTGGTGACCGTACTGAGCATTTTGGGCGGCACCCTGACCAAGTTCCTGGCAAACCGTGGATGGAGCCTGAACAAGGTCAGGAAAATCTCCATGCTCATCTTTGCGTGCTGCGTGGTTCCGGTGATCTTCGTCCAGTACTTTGACATGTGGACCATCGTGGCGGTGCTGGGGCTGGCGGGAGGCGCACACCAGGCGTGGTCCGCCAGCGTGTACACGCTGGGTTCCGACATGTTCCCGAAGTCGGATGTGGCATCCATCACCGGCCTTTCCGGCATGGCGGGGCAGATCGGCAGCGTGCTGTTTCAGACGGCGGTGGGCTTCACGTTGTCCCACTTCGTAGCGCTGGGCAATCCTTCCCACGGCTATGACATCATCTTCATCGTGTGCGGATGCGCCTATCTGGCCGCCTTCATCATCTTCAGCCTGATCGTTCCCAAAATCAACATGGTGGAGGTCAGGGAAAGTTAA
- a CDS encoding DNA/RNA-binding protein, which produces MEDDIICTEKIIAERKTFFLDLKQNARGKVVRITEKVSSNRDRIMVPAEILDDFIAALQDIRETLKQQGE; this is translated from the coding sequence GTGGAGGACGATATTATTTGCACAGAAAAAATCATTGCGGAACGCAAGACGTTCTTTCTTGATCTCAAACAGAATGCGCGCGGCAAAGTGGTGCGTATTACGGAAAAGGTGAGTTCCAACCGGGACCGGATCATGGTTCCCGCGGAAATTCTGGATGATTTCATCGCCGCTCTCCAGGATATCCGGGAAACGCTGAAGCAGCAGGGGGAATAA
- the cls gene encoding cardiolipin synthase yields MLIPDEPYLGFAALCHIAGAFCLIPALLHTRTPQGTIAWLISLLAFPYIAVPFYLILGRRTFSGYVETRRRQTDSESPWGELTDKITNCMKPYAIRTADTAGEIMQTLGDIVRLPVCRGNSCHLLIDADNAFPRIYDAIKKAERYILIEFFIIKNDSVGQNLKKLLIERARDGINIYMLYDEIGSHKLPPGYISALRKEGVNIEPFNGKRHFLSNVLRLNFRNHRKLVVVDGSTAFIGGMNIGREYLGKGALGYWRDTFIQLHGPSVQQTQISFLEDWNWATMLKSNPSTFPRLCWEITPQPEDKTVLVLPSGPADVIPAWKTTIIALANRATHRLWISTPYFVPDEGVMSALQAAALRNVDVRILRPERADHILVKLSSFTFLRDLDTYGIQLWAYKKGFLHQKVILMDDDIATVGTANLDNRSLALNFELTAIVRDSGVCAEIKAMLEKDFYSSVRESLEDYNKKSLGFKMLCNLARLMAPVQ; encoded by the coding sequence ATGCTCATACCTGACGAGCCATATTTGGGATTCGCCGCCCTCTGCCACATAGCCGGGGCATTCTGCCTGATTCCGGCGCTGCTCCACACACGCACGCCCCAGGGTACCATCGCGTGGCTGATTTCCCTGCTGGCCTTTCCCTACATCGCCGTGCCCTTTTATCTCATTCTGGGACGGCGCACCTTCAGCGGCTATGTGGAAACGCGGCGGAGACAGACGGATTCCGAGTCCCCGTGGGGAGAGCTGACGGACAAGATCACGAACTGCATGAAGCCATACGCCATACGCACAGCGGACACGGCGGGGGAAATCATGCAGACGCTGGGGGACATCGTGCGGCTGCCCGTGTGCAGGGGCAATTCCTGCCATCTCCTGATCGATGCGGACAATGCCTTCCCCCGCATTTACGATGCCATCAAGAAGGCGGAGCGTTACATCCTGATCGAGTTTTTCATCATCAAGAACGATTCGGTGGGCCAAAACCTGAAAAAACTGCTGATCGAGCGGGCGCGGGACGGCATCAACATTTATATGCTGTATGATGAAATAGGCTCTCACAAGCTGCCGCCCGGCTATATTTCCGCCCTGCGGAAGGAGGGGGTGAACATTGAGCCGTTCAATGGAAAGCGTCACTTCCTGAGCAACGTTCTGCGCCTGAACTTCCGGAATCACCGGAAGCTGGTCGTCGTGGACGGCTCCACCGCTTTCATTGGCGGCATGAACATCGGCCGGGAGTATCTGGGAAAGGGGGCGCTGGGATACTGGAGAGACACCTTCATCCAGCTCCACGGCCCCTCCGTCCAGCAGACCCAGATCAGCTTTCTGGAAGACTGGAACTGGGCCACCATGCTGAAATCCAACCCGTCCACCTTCCCCCGCCTGTGCTGGGAGATTACACCCCAGCCGGAGGATAAAACGGTGCTGGTGCTGCCCTCCGGCCCGGCGGACGTGATTCCCGCATGGAAGACCACCATCATTGCCCTGGCAAACCGGGCCACGCACCGCCTGTGGATTTCCACGCCCTATTTCGTCCCGGACGAAGGAGTGATGTCTGCCCTCCAGGCGGCCGCCCTGCGGAACGTGGACGTGCGCATCCTGCGCCCGGAACGGGCGGACCATATTCTGGTGAAGCTTTCCTCCTTCACCTTCCTTCGGGACCTGGATACCTACGGCATCCAGCTTTGGGCTTATAAAAAAGGCTTCCTGCACCAGAAGGTGATCCTGATGGACGACGACATCGCCACCGTGGGAACGGCCAACCTGGACAACCGCTCCCTGGCCCTGAACTTCGAACTCACCGCCATTGTCCGCGATTCCGGTGTCTGCGCGGAGATAAAGGCCATGCTGGAAAAAGACTTTTACTCATCCGTCAGGGAATCCCTGGAGGATTACAACAAAAAATCGCTGGGGTTCAAAATGCTATGCAACCTTGCCAGGTTGATGGCTCCTGTTCAATAA